In one Streptomyces sp. NBC_01241 genomic region, the following are encoded:
- a CDS encoding vWA domain-containing protein, with product MPVAAATPGASREAGAGPGGSPVMVLDSSGSMADDDGTGRTRMESARTAVGSVVDNLPEGYPTGLRVYGADRPRGCADTRLVQPVRRLDRAAVKRAVAAVEPRGDTPVGLSLRRAFEDLPRPAGGVVGTRTILLISDGEDNCGAPRPCEVAEQLAREGTGLRIDTVGFQVKGAAREQLECVAAAGNGRYYDAPDAAALARQLQRASQLSADGYRFRGERVVGAATRAGAPVLVPGQYLDTIGPGEKRYYAVGLDAVSTADFSVTAVPQPGAAVDTFDALRTSIAYGTDSSCVTDTARFYQKEGATPLTSAVARIPAERGTRACDRAGRYWLVVERESKKGSDDARWPLELVHGVEAPPAKGVVLGQSQSEYGKGGKDAVLPAGDPRDVRGGTGFNDAEELGPGVWRDRILPSQTLWYKVPAGWGQQVRYDVEFGDEPTVGRGVATYSYGATQLFTPARFPLTGGGEFTPRTMYNGRPSAVRMGGVPVAWTNRYEYRSAVQPVHAGGDFFISVTLGAGAAEIAQNARIGVVLRVSVLGDELAGPEHHAAVVAKKKDKRGNSSAVGDSSGTGGAGWTGIAAAAGAGAVVVVIAGLAFVRGRRGRAAQTTRGSA from the coding sequence ATGCCGGTCGCGGCGGCCACGCCCGGCGCTTCGCGGGAGGCGGGCGCCGGTCCGGGCGGCAGCCCGGTCATGGTGCTCGACTCGTCCGGCTCCATGGCGGACGACGACGGTACGGGGCGCACCCGGATGGAGAGTGCCCGTACGGCCGTCGGCTCCGTCGTCGACAACCTCCCCGAGGGGTATCCGACCGGGCTGCGGGTGTACGGCGCCGACCGCCCCCGGGGCTGCGCGGACACCAGGCTCGTACAGCCGGTCCGCAGGCTCGACCGGGCGGCCGTGAAGCGGGCCGTGGCGGCCGTGGAGCCCCGGGGTGACACTCCTGTCGGGCTGTCCCTCCGCAGGGCCTTTGAGGACCTCCCACGACCCGCGGGAGGGGTCGTCGGTACGCGCACGATCCTGCTGATCTCCGACGGCGAGGACAACTGCGGTGCGCCGCGGCCCTGCGAGGTCGCCGAGCAGCTGGCCCGGGAGGGGACCGGGCTGCGGATCGACACCGTCGGCTTCCAGGTGAAGGGCGCGGCCCGCGAGCAGCTCGAATGCGTCGCGGCGGCGGGCAACGGCCGCTACTACGACGCGCCGGACGCCGCCGCGCTGGCCCGGCAGCTGCAACGGGCGTCCCAGCTCTCCGCGGACGGCTACCGGTTCCGGGGCGAGCGGGTCGTGGGCGCGGCGACGCGTGCGGGGGCGCCCGTGCTCGTACCCGGGCAGTATCTCGACACCATCGGGCCCGGTGAGAAGCGGTACTACGCCGTCGGTCTGGATGCCGTTTCGACGGCGGACTTCTCGGTGACGGCGGTGCCGCAGCCCGGGGCGGCCGTCGATACGTTCGACGCGCTGCGCACCAGCATCGCGTACGGTACCGACAGTTCGTGCGTGACGGACACCGCGCGCTTCTACCAGAAGGAGGGCGCGACCCCGCTGACCTCGGCGGTCGCCCGTATCCCGGCGGAGCGGGGCACCCGCGCCTGCGACCGGGCGGGGCGGTACTGGCTGGTGGTGGAGCGGGAGAGCAAGAAGGGTTCCGACGACGCGCGTTGGCCGCTCGAACTCGTCCATGGGGTGGAGGCGCCGCCGGCGAAGGGGGTCGTCCTCGGCCAGTCGCAGTCGGAGTACGGCAAGGGCGGCAAGGACGCCGTGCTGCCCGCCGGCGACCCCCGCGATGTACGAGGCGGTACCGGCTTCAACGACGCCGAGGAGCTCGGCCCGGGTGTCTGGCGCGACCGGATCCTTCCGTCGCAGACCCTCTGGTACAAGGTCCCGGCCGGCTGGGGCCAGCAGGTGCGCTACGACGTGGAGTTCGGAGACGAGCCCACGGTGGGGAGAGGCGTCGCCACGTACTCGTACGGCGCGACGCAGCTGTTCACCCCTGCTCGGTTCCCGCTCACCGGTGGCGGCGAGTTCACACCGAGGACCATGTACAACGGCCGTCCGTCGGCGGTCAGGATGGGCGGGGTGCCGGTCGCCTGGACCAATCGGTACGAGTACCGCTCCGCCGTCCAGCCCGTGCACGCCGGGGGCGACTTCTTTATTTCGGTGACGCTGGGGGCGGGGGCCGCCGAGATCGCGCAGAACGCGCGGATCGGAGTGGTGCTGCGGGTGTCGGTGCTCGGCGACGAGCTGGCCGGCCCCGAGCACCATGCCGCTGTCGTGGCCAAGAAGAAGGACAAGCGGGGCAATTCGAGCGCCGTCGGAGACAGCAGCGGTACGGGCGGGGCAGGATGGACCGGCATTGCGGCCGCTGCCGGGGCGGGCGCCGTGGTGGTGGTGATCGCGGGGCTCGCGTTCGTGCGCGGGCGTCGCGGGCGCGCCGCACAGACGACGAGGGGAAGCGCGTGA
- a CDS encoding DLW-39 family protein, translating into MKKLLLVALAAIGGLLVYRQIQADRAEQDLWTEATDSVPAGSGV; encoded by the coding sequence GTGAAGAAGCTTCTCCTGGTCGCACTGGCCGCCATCGGCGGGCTCCTCGTGTACCGCCAGATCCAGGCGGATCGCGCCGAGCAGGATCTGTGGACGGAGGCGACTGACTCCGTGCCCGCAGGTTCGGGTGTGTGA
- a CDS encoding DUF6344 domain-containing protein — translation MSTFKAKNLWTAFITAFFALLAALGLMSTPAVAAEQNAPEPTTTNQEHTAATAATATTPSVRWTLPRDRALPPTTKQRIRAEAHGSSPAARQLSADTTDAAESRNTAHATHGAPAGDASLLPP, via the coding sequence ATGAGCACCTTCAAGGCCAAGAACCTCTGGACCGCCTTCATCACCGCCTTCTTCGCCCTCCTCGCCGCGCTGGGGCTCATGAGCACCCCGGCGGTGGCCGCGGAGCAGAACGCCCCGGAGCCGACCACCACGAACCAGGAGCACACGGCTGCGACCGCGGCAACCGCGACCACTCCGTCGGTCCGCTGGACCCTTCCGCGTGACAGGGCGCTGCCACCCACGACGAAGCAGCGCATCCGCGCCGAGGCACACGGCTCCTCACCCGCCGCCCGCCAGCTGTCCGCCGACACGACGGACGCCGCGGAATCCAGGAACACCGCCCACGCCACCCACGGAGCCCCGGCGGGGGACGCGTCCCTCCTCCCCCCGTGA
- a CDS encoding DUF3566 domain-containing protein: MTDTRGPQPQYEGYATGPLPGEREPAAGQASGPYHPPQAYPSPAGGTQGGRPHGTQGGAQGAGAAQASRLPRTGARTTPRTRKARLRVAKADPWSVMKVSFLLSIALGICTVVAAAVLWMVMDAMGVFETVGGTISEATGSNDSGGFDLQSFLSLPRVLIFTSVIAVIDVVLATALATLGSFIYNLSAGFVGGVELTLAEDE; the protein is encoded by the coding sequence GTGACGGACACCCGGGGGCCTCAGCCCCAGTACGAGGGTTACGCGACCGGGCCGTTGCCCGGTGAGCGCGAGCCCGCAGCGGGGCAGGCGAGTGGGCCGTACCACCCGCCGCAGGCGTATCCCTCGCCCGCGGGCGGGACCCAGGGCGGCAGGCCGCACGGCACGCAGGGCGGTGCGCAGGGCGCCGGCGCCGCGCAGGCGTCCCGGCTGCCGCGGACGGGGGCGCGGACGACTCCGCGTACCCGCAAGGCGCGACTGCGGGTGGCCAAGGCCGACCCGTGGTCGGTGATGAAGGTGAGCTTCCTGCTCTCCATCGCGCTCGGTATCTGCACGGTGGTGGCGGCGGCGGTGCTGTGGATGGTGATGGACGCGATGGGCGTCTTCGAGACGGTGGGCGGCACGATCAGCGAGGCCACCGGTTCGAACGACAGCGGCGGCTTCGATCTTCAGTCGTTCCTGTCGCTTCCGCGGGTCCTCATCTTCACCTCGGTCATCGCGGTGATCGACGTGGTGCTGGCGACCGCGCTGGCAACGCTGGGCTCGTTCATCTACAACCTGTCGGCGGGCTTCGTGGGCGGCGTCGAGCTCACGCTGGCCGAGGACGAGTAG
- the gyrA gene encoding DNA gyrase subunit A — protein sequence MADENTPVTPEEEPAAAGVSMRVEPVGLETEMQRSYLDYAMSVIVSRALPDVRDGLKPVHRRVLYAMYDGGYRPEKGFYKCARVVGDVMGTYHPHGDSSIYDALVRLAQPWSMRMPLVDSNGNFGSPGNDPAAAMRYTECKMMPLSMEMVRDIDEETVDFQDNYDGRNQEPTVLPARFPNLLVNGSAGIAVGMATNIPPHNLREVADGAQWYLEHPEASQEELLDALIERIKGPDFPTGALVVGRKGIEEAYRTGRGSITMRAVVAVEEIQNRQCLVVTELPYQTNPDNLAQKIADLVKDGKIGGIADVRDETSSRTGQRLVVVLKRDAVAKVVLNNLYKHTDLQTNFGANMLALVDGVPRTLSIDAFIRHWVTHQIEVIVRRTKFRLRKAEERAHILRGLLKALNAIDEVIALIRRSQTVEVAREGLMGLLEIDEIQANAILEMQLRRLAALEHQKITAEHDELQAKINEYNAILVSPERQRQIVSEELAAIVDKFGDDRRSKLVPFDGDMSIEDLIAEEDIVVTISRGGYVKRTKTDDYRSQKRGGKGVRGTKLKEDDIVDHFFVSTTHHWLLFFTNKGRVYRAKAYELPDAGRDARGQHVANLLAFQPDERIAQILAIRDYEAAPYLILATQGGLVKKTALKDYDSPRSGGVIAINLRETADGSDDELIGAELVSAEDDLLLISKKAQSIRFTATDDALRPMGRATSGVKGMSFREGDELLSMNVVRPGTFVFTATDGGYAKRTPVDEYRVQGRGGLGIKAAKIVEDRGSLVGALVVEETDEILAITLGGGVIRTRVNEVRETGRDTMGVQLINLGKRDAVVGIARNAEAGREAEEVEGSEDAEAAAAGAAESTVEGNVEGTSPSAGEHEE from the coding sequence ATGGCCGACGAGAACACCCCTGTGACACCCGAAGAGGAGCCGGCCGCCGCCGGCGTAAGCATGCGTGTCGAGCCCGTGGGGCTCGAGACGGAGATGCAGCGTTCCTACCTCGACTACGCGATGTCCGTGATCGTCTCGCGTGCGCTGCCGGACGTGCGGGACGGTCTCAAGCCCGTCCACCGCCGGGTGCTGTACGCGATGTACGACGGCGGTTACCGGCCCGAGAAGGGCTTCTACAAGTGTGCCCGTGTCGTCGGTGACGTCATGGGTACGTACCACCCGCACGGTGACTCGTCGATCTACGACGCACTGGTGCGACTGGCGCAGCCGTGGTCGATGCGGATGCCGCTGGTGGACTCCAACGGCAACTTCGGTTCTCCGGGCAACGACCCGGCCGCCGCCATGCGGTACACCGAGTGCAAGATGATGCCGCTGTCCATGGAGATGGTCCGGGACATCGACGAGGAGACCGTCGACTTCCAGGACAACTACGACGGCCGCAACCAGGAGCCGACGGTCCTGCCGGCGCGTTTCCCGAACCTCCTGGTCAATGGTTCTGCCGGTATCGCGGTCGGTATGGCGACCAACATCCCGCCGCACAACCTGCGCGAGGTAGCGGACGGTGCGCAGTGGTACCTGGAGCACCCGGAGGCCTCCCAGGAGGAGCTCCTGGACGCGCTGATCGAGCGGATCAAGGGCCCGGACTTCCCGACGGGTGCGCTCGTCGTGGGCCGCAAGGGCATCGAGGAGGCGTACCGCACCGGCCGTGGCTCGATCACGATGCGGGCGGTCGTCGCGGTCGAGGAGATCCAGAACCGGCAGTGCCTGGTCGTGACGGAGCTTCCGTACCAGACCAACCCGGACAACCTGGCGCAGAAGATCGCCGACCTGGTGAAGGACGGCAAGATCGGCGGGATCGCGGACGTCCGTGACGAGACCTCGTCGCGCACGGGTCAGCGTCTGGTGGTCGTGCTGAAGCGCGACGCGGTTGCCAAGGTCGTTCTGAACAACCTGTACAAGCACACCGATCTGCAGACCAATTTCGGCGCCAACATGCTGGCCCTGGTCGACGGTGTGCCGCGGACCCTGTCGATCGACGCGTTCATCCGGCACTGGGTGACGCACCAGATCGAGGTCATCGTCCGGCGTACGAAGTTCCGTCTGCGCAAGGCGGAGGAGCGGGCGCACATTCTGCGTGGTCTGCTCAAGGCGCTGAACGCGATCGACGAGGTCATCGCCCTCATCCGGCGCAGCCAGACGGTCGAGGTGGCGCGCGAGGGCCTGATGGGCCTGCTGGAGATCGACGAGATCCAGGCGAACGCGATCCTGGAGATGCAGCTGCGCCGGCTGGCCGCGCTGGAGCACCAGAAGATCACGGCCGAGCACGACGAGCTCCAGGCGAAGATCAACGAGTACAACGCGATCCTGGTGTCGCCGGAGCGGCAGCGGCAGATCGTCAGCGAGGAACTGGCGGCGATCGTCGACAAGTTCGGCGACGACCGGCGTTCCAAGCTGGTGCCCTTCGACGGTGACATGTCCATCGAGGACCTGATCGCCGAGGAGGACATCGTCGTCACGATCTCGCGCGGCGGCTATGTGAAGCGTACGAAGACGGACGACTACCGCTCGCAGAAGCGCGGCGGCAAGGGCGTGCGCGGTACGAAGCTCAAGGAAGACGACATCGTCGACCACTTCTTCGTGTCGACGACGCACCACTGGCTGCTGTTCTTCACGAACAAGGGCCGGGTGTACCGGGCGAAGGCGTACGAGCTTCCGGACGCCGGCCGTGACGCCCGTGGTCAGCACGTCGCCAACCTGCTGGCCTTCCAGCCGGACGAGCGGATCGCCCAGATCCTGGCGATCCGTGACTACGAGGCCGCGCCGTATCTGATCCTGGCCACGCAGGGCGGTCTCGTGAAGAAGACCGCGCTGAAGGACTACGACTCACCGCGTTCCGGCGGCGTCATCGCGATCAACCTGCGGGAGACGGCGGACGGCTCCGACGACGAGCTGATCGGTGCGGAACTGGTGTCGGCCGAGGACGATCTGCTGCTCATCAGCAAGAAGGCCCAGTCGATCAGGTTCACCGCGACGGACGATGCGCTGCGCCCCATGGGCCGTGCCACATCGGGCGTCAAGGGCATGAGTTTCCGCGAAGGCGACGAACTGCTCTCGATGAATGTTGTCCGGCCGGGTACGTTCGTGTTCACTGCCACCGACGGCGGGTACGCGAAGCGGACTCCCGTCGACGAGTACCGGGTTCAGGGTCGTGGTGGCCTGGGCATCAAGGCCGCCAAGATCGTGGAGGACCGGGGCTCGCTGGTCGGCGCGCTGGTGGTCGAGGAGACGGATGAGATCCTCGCTATCACGCTCGGTGGTGGTGTGATTCGTACGCGAGTCAATGAAGTCAGGGAGACGGGCCGTGACACCATGGGCGTCCAACTGATCAATCTGGGCAAGCGCGATGCCGTCGTAGGTATCGCACGCAACGCCGAAGCCGGTCGTGAGGCCGAAGAGGTCGAGGGGTCCGAGGACGCCGAGGCCGCGGCGGCGGGTGCTGCCGAGAGCACGGTCGAGGGCAACGTCGAAGGCACCTCGCCTTCGGCCGGGGAGCACGAGGAGTAG
- the gyrB gene encoding DNA topoisomerase (ATP-hydrolyzing) subunit B, which produces MLCQKGRFVADSGNPNENIPSTPGESGEVIASAEASASGEVTPSYDASAITVLEGLDAVRKRPGMYIGSTGERGLHHLVQEVVDNSVDEAMAGHADTIDVTILADGGVRVVDNGRGIPVGIVPSEKKPAVEVVLTVLHAGGKFGGGGYAVSGGLHGVGVSVVNALSSRLSVEVRTDGYRWTQDYKLGVPTAPLARNEATDESGTTVTFWADGDIFETTEYSFETLSRRFQEMAFLNKGLTIRLTDERESAKATAGAEVAEVAESAEEEQVRTVTYHYEGGIVDFVKYLNSRKGDVIHQSVIDIEAEDKERLLSAEIAMQWNTQYSEGVYSFANTIHTHEGGTHEEGFRAAMTSLVNRYARDKKLLREKDDNLTGEDVREGLTAIISVKLGEPQFEGQTKTKLGNTEAKTFVQKVVHEQLTDWFDRNPNEAADIIRKGIAAATARVAARKARDLTRRKGLLESASLPGKLSDCQSNDPTKCEIFIVEGDSAGGSAKSGRNPMYQAILPIRGKILNVEKARIDKILQNTEVQALISAFGTGVHEDFDIEKLRYHKIILMADADVDGQHINTLLLTFLFRFMRPLVEAGHVYLSRPPLYKIKWGRDDFEYAYSDRERDALVELGKQNGKRIREDSIQRFKGLGEMNAEELRVTTMDVDHRVLGQVTLDDAAQADDLFSVLMGEDVEARRSFIQRNAKDVRFLDI; this is translated from the coding sequence GTGCTGTGCCAGAAAGGGCGCTTCGTGGCCGATTCCGGCAACCCCAACGAGAACATTCCGTCCACACCCGGTGAGAGCGGCGAGGTGATCGCCTCGGCCGAGGCATCCGCTTCCGGCGAGGTCACCCCCTCGTACGACGCCAGCGCGATCACCGTCCTCGAGGGCCTGGACGCGGTCCGCAAGCGACCTGGCATGTACATCGGCTCGACCGGTGAGCGAGGCCTCCACCACCTCGTGCAAGAGGTTGTCGACAACTCGGTCGACGAGGCGATGGCCGGGCACGCGGACACGATCGACGTCACGATCCTCGCCGACGGCGGGGTCCGTGTGGTCGACAACGGCCGGGGTATCCCGGTCGGCATCGTGCCGTCGGAGAAGAAGCCGGCGGTCGAGGTCGTGCTGACCGTCCTGCACGCCGGCGGTAAGTTCGGCGGCGGCGGTTATGCCGTCTCCGGTGGTCTGCACGGTGTCGGTGTCTCCGTGGTGAACGCGCTGTCGTCGCGTCTCTCCGTCGAGGTCCGGACGGACGGTTACCGCTGGACCCAGGACTACAAGCTGGGTGTGCCCACCGCTCCGCTGGCCCGTAATGAGGCCACCGACGAGTCGGGTACGACGGTCACGTTCTGGGCCGACGGGGACATCTTCGAGACCACCGAGTACTCCTTCGAGACCCTGTCGCGCCGCTTCCAGGAGATGGCGTTCCTCAACAAGGGTCTGACGATCAGGCTCACGGACGAGCGTGAGTCGGCGAAGGCGACGGCGGGTGCGGAAGTCGCCGAGGTGGCCGAGAGCGCCGAGGAGGAGCAGGTCCGTACGGTCACGTACCACTACGAGGGCGGCATCGTCGACTTCGTGAAGTACCTCAACTCCCGCAAGGGCGACGTCATTCACCAGTCGGTGATCGACATCGAGGCCGAGGACAAGGAGCGTCTCCTCTCGGCCGAGATCGCGATGCAGTGGAACACGCAGTACAGCGAGGGTGTCTACTCCTTCGCGAACACGATCCACACGCATGAGGGCGGCACCCACGAGGAGGGTTTCCGCGCGGCGATGACCTCCCTGGTCAACCGGTACGCGCGGGACAAGAAGCTGCTGCGCGAGAAGGACGACAACCTCACCGGTGAGGATGTCCGCGAGGGTCTGACTGCGATCATCTCGGTGAAGCTGGGCGAGCCCCAGTTCGAGGGGCAGACGAAGACCAAGCTGGGCAACACCGAGGCGAAGACCTTCGTCCAGAAGGTGGTCCACGAGCAGCTGACGGACTGGTTCGACCGGAATCCGAACGAGGCCGCGGACATCATCCGCAAGGGCATCGCGGCGGCCACGGCCCGTGTCGCGGCCCGCAAGGCGCGTGATCTGACCCGTCGTAAGGGGCTCCTGGAGAGTGCCTCGCTGCCGGGCAAGCTGAGCGACTGCCAGTCCAACGATCCGACGAAGTGCGAGATCTTCATCGTCGAGGGTGACTCCGCCGGTGGTTCGGCGAAGTCGGGCCGTAATCCGATGTACCAGGCCATCCTGCCGATCCGGGGCAAGATCCTGAACGTCGAGAAGGCCCGGATCGACAAGATCCTGCAGAACACCGAGGTCCAGGCGCTGATTTCGGCCTTCGGCACCGGTGTCCACGAGGACTTCGACATCGAGAAGCTCCGCTATCACAAGATCATTCTGATGGCGGACGCCGATGTCGACGGTCAGCACATCAACACCCTGCTGCTGACGTTCCTCTTCCGTTTCATGCGTCCGCTGGTCGAGGCCGGGCACGTGTACCTCTCCCGCCCCCCGCTGTACAAGATCAAGTGGGGCCGGGACGACTTCGAGTACGCGTACTCGGACCGGGAGCGCGACGCCCTGGTGGAGCTGGGCAAGCAGAACGGCAAGCGGATCAGGGAAGACTCGATCCAGCGCTTCAAGGGTCTCGGCGAGATGAACGCCGAGGAGCTGCGCGTCACCACGATGGACGTCGACCACCGGGTCCTCGGCCAGGTCACGCTGGACGACGCGGCGCAGGCCGACGACCTCTTCTCGGTGCTGATGGGCGAGGACGTCGAGGCGCGGCGCTCGTTCATCCAGCGCAACGCCAAGGACGTCCGCTTCCTCGACATCTGA
- a CDS encoding DUF721 domain-containing protein, which yields MSGAAGASGEPPQGRPVEEKQPEPSGVDLARVALRAAKEQARARGAAAQQKKQARRGGGLRSGARADGRDPLPLGAAINRLITERGWETPAAVGGVMGRWPQIVGEDLANHCVPLRYDEDPDERVLTVQCDSTAWATQLRLLAPQLVARLNADLGHGTVRMIKVLGPGGPQRRFGPLRAPGSTGPGDTYG from the coding sequence GTGTCCGGGGCCGCCGGGGCTTCTGGGGAGCCGCCGCAGGGGCGGCCGGTGGAGGAGAAGCAGCCGGAGCCGTCGGGGGTGGATCTGGCGCGGGTGGCGTTGCGTGCGGCGAAGGAGCAGGCGCGGGCGCGTGGTGCCGCGGCGCAGCAGAAGAAGCAGGCCAGGCGGGGTGGTGGGCTGCGTTCGGGGGCGCGGGCGGACGGGCGGGATCCGTTGCCGTTGGGTGCCGCGATCAATCGTCTGATCACTGAGCGTGGCTGGGAGACACCGGCGGCGGTGGGCGGGGTGATGGGGCGTTGGCCGCAGATCGTGGGTGAAGATCTGGCGAATCACTGTGTGCCGTTGCGGTACGACGAGGATCCGGACGAGCGGGTGCTGACGGTGCAGTGCGATTCGACGGCGTGGGCGACGCAGCTGCGGTTGCTGGCGCCGCAGCTGGTGGCCCGGCTGAATGCGGATCTGGGGCACGGCACGGTGCGGATGATCAAGGTGTTGGGGCCGGGGGGTCCGCAGCGCAGGTTCGGTCCACTGCGGGCGCCAGGGAGCACCGGTCCTGGCGATACATATGGCTGA
- the recF gene encoding DNA replication/repair protein RecF (All proteins in this family for which functions are known are DNA-binding proteins that assist the filamentation of RecA onto DNA for the initiation of recombination or recombinational repair.): MHVTHLSLADFRSYARVEVPLEPGVTAFVGANGQGKTNLVEAVGYLATLGSHRVSSDAPLVRMGADRAVVRAAVTEGERSQLIELEVNPGKANRARINRSSQVRPRDVLGIVRTVLFAPEDLALVKGDPGERRRFLDELITARSPRMAGVRSDYERVLKQRNTLLKSAAMARRHGGRSMDLSTLDVWDQHLGRVGAELLAQRLDLIATLQPLTDKAYGDVAPGGGPVALEYRSSVGAGVGSARTREELYEQLIAALVEVRKQEIERGVTLVGPHRDDLLLGLRGMPAKGYASHGESWSYALALRLASYDLLRSEGNEPVLVLDDVFAELDARRRERLAELVAPGEQVLVTAAVDDDVPGVLAGARYAVSAGEVERL; this comes from the coding sequence ATGCATGTGACGCATCTCTCGCTGGCCGACTTCCGCTCGTACGCCCGGGTCGAGGTACCTCTCGAACCGGGCGTCACCGCTTTCGTGGGGGCCAACGGGCAGGGCAAGACGAATCTGGTGGAGGCCGTCGGCTACCTGGCGACGCTCGGCAGCCATCGGGTCTCCTCCGACGCGCCGCTGGTGCGGATGGGAGCGGACCGGGCTGTCGTCCGAGCGGCTGTCACAGAGGGCGAGCGTTCGCAGCTGATCGAGCTGGAGGTCAATCCGGGCAAGGCCAATCGGGCCCGGATCAATAGGTCGTCGCAGGTCAGGCCGCGTGATGTGCTGGGAATCGTACGTACGGTGCTGTTCGCGCCGGAGGATCTGGCGCTGGTCAAGGGCGATCCCGGGGAGCGTCGGCGTTTTCTCGACGAGCTGATCACGGCGCGTTCGCCGCGGATGGCGGGGGTGCGTTCGGACTACGAGCGGGTGCTGAAGCAGCGCAACACCTTGCTGAAGTCGGCGGCGATGGCGCGCAGGCACGGTGGCCGGTCGATGGATCTGTCGACGCTCGATGTGTGGGACCAGCATCTGGGCCGGGTGGGTGCGGAGCTGCTGGCGCAGCGGCTGGATCTGATTGCCACGTTGCAGCCGTTGACCGACAAGGCGTACGGGGATGTGGCGCCGGGCGGTGGTCCGGTGGCGTTGGAGTACCGGAGTTCGGTCGGTGCGGGGGTGGGTTCGGCGCGTACGCGAGAGGAGCTGTACGAGCAGCTGATCGCGGCCCTGGTGGAGGTCCGTAAGCAGGAGATCGAGCGGGGTGTGACGTTGGTCGGGCCGCACCGTGATGATCTGCTGCTGGGGCTGCGGGGTATGCCGGCCAAGGGGTACGCGAGCCATGGTGAGTCCTGGTCGTACGCGTTGGCGCTGCGGCTGGCTTCGTACGATCTGCTGCGCAGCGAGGGCAATGAGCCGGTGCTGGTGCTGGACGATGTTTTCGCGGAGCTGGATGCGCGTCGTCGTGAGCGGTTGGCGGAGTTGGTGGCTCCGGGTGAGCAGGTGCTGGTGACGGCGGCGGTGGACGACGACGTTCCGGGGGTTCTGGCGGGGGCGCGGTATGCGGTGTCCGCGGGTGAGGTGGAGCGGCTGTGA
- the gnd gene encoding phosphogluconate dehydrogenase (NAD(+)-dependent, decarboxylating), with protein sequence MELGLVGLGKMGGNMRERIRRAGHTVIGYDRNPDVSDVRSLEELVGKLKGPRVVWVMVPAGAPTQATIDELAGLLSPGDIVVDGGNSRWTDDEKHAVELGIKGIGFVDCGVSGGVWGLENGYALMYGGDAENVAKVQPVFDALKPEGDFGSVHAGKVGAGHFAKMVHNGIEYAMMQAYAEGWELLEKVDSVTDVREVFRSWQEGTVIRSWLLDLAVNALDDDEHLDKLRGFAADSGEGRWTVEAAIDNAVPLPAITASLFARFASRQDDSPQMKMIAALRNQFGGHAVENKK encoded by the coding sequence ATGGAGCTCGGTCTCGTCGGCCTCGGCAAGATGGGCGGCAACATGCGCGAGCGCATCCGCCGCGCAGGCCACACCGTCATCGGTTACGACCGCAACCCGGACGTCTCCGATGTCCGCAGCCTCGAAGAGCTCGTGGGCAAGCTGAAGGGCCCGCGGGTCGTCTGGGTGATGGTGCCGGCCGGTGCCCCGACCCAGGCCACCATCGACGAGCTGGCCGGCCTCCTCTCGCCCGGTGACATCGTCGTGGACGGCGGGAATTCCCGCTGGACGGACGACGAGAAGCACGCGGTCGAGCTGGGCATCAAGGGCATCGGCTTCGTGGACTGCGGCGTCTCCGGCGGTGTCTGGGGCCTGGAGAACGGCTACGCGCTGATGTACGGCGGCGACGCCGAGAACGTGGCGAAGGTCCAGCCGGTCTTCGACGCGCTGAAGCCCGAGGGCGACTTCGGTTCCGTCCACGCGGGCAAGGTCGGCGCCGGCCACTTCGCGAAGATGGTCCACAACGGCATCGAGTACGCCATGATGCAGGCCTACGCCGAAGGCTGGGAACTGCTGGAGAAGGTCGACTCCGTCACCGATGTGCGCGAGGTCTTCCGTTCCTGGCAGGAGGGCACGGTCATCCGTTCCTGGCTGCTCGACCTGGCGGTCAACGCGCTGGACGACGACGAGCACCTCGACAAGCTCCGTGGTTTCGCCGCCGACTCCGGTGAGGGCCGCTGGACGGTGGAGGCGGCGATCGACAACGCGGTGCCGCTGCCCGCCATCACGGCGTCGCTCTTCGCGCGTTTCGCTTCGCGGCAGGACGACTCCCCGCAGATGAAGATGATCGCGGCGCTGCGCAACCAGTTCGGTGGCCACGCGGTCGAGAACAAGAAGTAG